AACGGTTTGCCGACGATCAAACCGAGTGCAATCCCGTAGCTGTAATTTTGGGTGAGAGACTGCGTCATTTCGGCGCTGAGCACAATGGCGGTATTGGCTAAGGCAAACAAAGGCAAAATGACAAATGCGACCGGCTTGTGTAAAAAGTGTTGCAGAACATAAGAGGTTGATTTTTCGTCGCCGTTGCCGAAGGGAACGGCAAAGGCCAGTAAAACGCCGGTAATTGTAGCATGTACGCCCGATTGCAGCATAAAGTACCACATGACAGCCCCGCCAATCACATACGGAATAAGGTTTCGGACTTTCAGGCGGTTAAAAATCAGGAGTAAGGCAAAAATCCCGAGTGCGATAAATAGGTTTGTCCAAAGCAGGGTTTTGGTATAAAAGATTGCGATAATCATGATAGCCCCCAGGTCGTCAATGACGGCCAAGGCGGTCAGGAATATTTTTAGAGAGGTCGGGACTTTGTTGCCCAGCAATGACAAAATCCCGAGCGCAAAAGCAATGTCGGTCGCCATCGGAATGCCTGCTCCGGATTGGGTATCTGTACCGGCGTTGAAGAGCAGATACAGTCCTGCGGGCAAAAAAATGCCGCCCAAAGCGCCTATCATGGGCAATAGGGCATCTTTAATGTTTGAAAGTTCACCTTGGTAAATTTCCCTTTCCAATTCCAGTCCGATCAGCAAAAAGAAAATCGTCATCAGCCCATCATTGATCCAATGCTCTAAGGTAA
Above is a window of Runella slithyformis DSM 19594 DNA encoding:
- the nhaA gene encoding Na+/H+ antiporter NhaA encodes the protein MKITTLFKEFFDSEKAGGLVLIACTLLSLTVANSALSGSYHELWYTKMAGLTLEHWINDGLMTIFFLLIGLELEREIYQGELSNIKDALLPMIGALGGIFLPAGLYLLFNAGTDTQSGAGIPMATDIAFALGILSLLGNKVPTSLKIFLTALAVIDDLGAIMIIAIFYTKTLLWTNLFIALGIFALLLIFNRLKVRNLIPYVIGGAVMWYFMLQSGVHATITGVLLAFAVPFGNGDEKSTSYVLQHFLHKPVAFVILPLFALANTAIVLSAEMTQSLTQNYSYGIALGLIVGKPLGIFGLTFLGVKAKFCALPNDLNWSMVIGTGFLAGIGFTMSIFITLLAFDDPIIINNVKFVLLLTSLAAGLIGFLSLKLTLKTQPTL